In the genome of Salmo trutta chromosome 39, fSalTru1.1, whole genome shotgun sequence, the window tctctctgtccagGCATCATTGAGGCGGTGGCCAAAGACTTCTTTGACAGCGAAGTGAGCATGACCATCCTTAACCAATCAGAGGAAGATGAGCGCACAGGGAAGAAAGAGCATGTGGTCTTCCTGGTCTCTCAGAGGAGCAGAGGGTCAAAGAGGGATTTCCGGCCCCAAAGAGAGAACAAGGAGGTAACCAAGGAGGATGAGGAGATTGATAGGAGGGTGAGAAGttcattttttaatttaaatttgTCATGATTCAAAACAAGAGTCAAGTAGCAGTGTTTAAGTATTACATGTTTTATAACGGAATGAAAGTAGAATGAGGTCTAGAGGGTTAAAAAATAAGAGCAAAGTAGACTACACCCAGCAGACACTGTGGCCTCCAGGGGTTGAGTGTGAGATCCCTGGTGTATTCCTCTGGTCTGGTAACAGCATCAGGCAGAGGCATTGGAGAGGATGAGAGCCAGGTGTGCCAGTCTGCCCCACTGCCCTGCTGGGAAAAGATCACGCTGGGACATGGTTAGGAGCATTGTCATGTTTGGAAAAGGTTGGGCTCTTTCTTTACTTGAAGTGTTCACTCCAAAAGCAAAGTTTGTTGGACGCTTTCATGTTGATATGAGAACATCTAATGAGAACGAttcttctgtgtgtgtatgtgtgtgtgtgtgtgtttgtccccaCAGACAACCTTCTGAAGTCGTTCACACCCTGCTACCCAGATAAGCTGTGGATGGAGGAACAAGCATTCTGCAATGCCTTCCCTTTCCACATTGTCTTTGATAAACAGGTAAGGCAACTTGTATCTTTCTAGGTTTATGCAAAACGATAATTAAGCAGCTTTTAGTCCTATTGGTACATTGTTACCAGTACTCTTCTCTATGTTTGCCCAGCTCAAGGTGAAGCAGACTGGGGTTAACATCCAGAAGTTTGTCCCTGGGCTGCAGACGATGGACATCCGTCTGGATGAGTACTTCAGCATTGTCCATCCGCAGGTGACCTTCAACATCGAGAGCATCAGGAAGTTCATCAACAGCCAATTTGTCCTGAAGACCAGACGGGAGATGGTGCCGCTGGCCTCTCAGCATCAGTCCATGCTCAAACTCAGAGGTTCAGTCAAACTCCCCTTCTCTGATCCGATGTCTGATTGTGCAGGTTGACTCTGCATTGTGTCCATGGTATGACTGAATAACTCCCCTGTACCCAGGTCAGATGGTGTGGATGGAGTCTCTGGGCTGTATGGTGTACCTGTGCTCCCCGAAGCTGCGCAGTCTGCAGGAGTTGGAGGAGAGGGGTCTGCACATCTCCGACATCGCCCAGCACGACACCACCCGAGACCTCATCCTGCTTAACCAACAGCGTCTGGCCGAAATGGAGCTGTCCAATCAGCTGGAGCGCAAAAAGGCACatacacctctccttctttgtccGTTTCTCATCCCACTGTTTTCTCATCCTCTTTGTCTATCATGTTGTAATTTCATAGGAGGAGCTGAGGATCCTCTCACGCCACCTCGAGACGGAGAAGAAGAAGACGGAGACTCTGCTCTACGCCATGTTGCCTCGCCACGTAGCCAACCAGCTGAAGGAGGGCAAGAGGGTGGAAGCAGGTACGATGGCAATGTCTGCCTAATTCCATATCTACCTGGTCCTCCAGACAGGGCCAGCATATCTGCTGctttttattttgttctactcTTCAAATGAGCTAGAAGACCTGTGTAATGAAAAGTGTGGCCGTTACAAACATCTCTGCTTCACCTTTCTCCCTCTATTTCAGGTGAGTTCCAGGTGTGCACCATCCTGTTCAGTGATGTGGTCACCTTCACCAATATCTGTGCTGCCTGCGAGCCCATCCAGATCGTCAACATGCTCAACTCCATGTACTCCAAGTTCGACCGCCTTACCAGCGTCCATGACGTGTACAAGgtatacagagagaaagagagaggtacatGAAGGGGTAAATGAAAGATtgaatgaaggagaggagataaGGGAAGGAAAatactttagactattgagatgcagccaacCTTTCAAGGAGTGCTCTGAACGCCTCGGCTCTTCCAGGTGGAGACTATTGGAGACGCCTACATGGTGGTGGGTGGGGTTCCCATTCCAGCTGACAGCCATGCAGAGCGGGTGGCCAACTTTGCCCTGGGTATGCGTATCGCTGCCCGGGAGGTGACCAACCCTATCACTGGGCAACCTATCCAGGTGACTTTATAGTCCAAAATGAGCTGTTCTTTAATTAAGCTATGGAATTGTGATTTGAAGTGgcggtgtgcgtgtgtctgtgtgtgtctgtctgtgtgtgtgtgtgtgtgtggcgtgcgtgcgtgcgtgtaccaGATTCGGGTGGGTCTGCACACAGGTCCAGTGCTGGCTGGTGTGGTAGGGGACAAGATGCCTCGATACTGCCTGTTTGGAGATACAGTCAACACTGCCTCCCGCATGGAGAGTCACGGAGTGCCTGACCACATACACCTCAGCCCCTTCACATACAGGTAGTGCCAACATGGCTCCCATTCAGATTTGCCAATAAAGTTGGCCAAAGAACTTAGTTCTTATGGTTCTGATTCTCTCTAACTATACCTATTTGCAGTGCGCTGGAAGATAAGGGCTTTGACATCCTGGAAAGAGGAGAGATCCAGGTGAAGGGGAAAGGCCTGATGACCACCTACTTCCTGCTGCAGaacctgtgtgtgtctgaggacACCATCATGGCCAGAGGGACAGGAGAGCCCTGCGTGTACAGAGACAACCAGCAGGGGacgggagagagcgtgagaggtGAGGCAATTTGGGTTTGTTTGAATTGCTAGCTAGTAGGGAGAAAAAAAAGGTTattaaacaacaaaatgtgtttaCTATTGGACAAGTTATACAGCCTTCATTACATATCAGAAGATATGAAAGATGCAGTTTCATATGATACAGCCAGATAAAGGAGTCTTTCTTGTCCCATTTAGACACAGAAGAACCAGACAGTGTGAGAAAGGAGGAAACGAATGGCCAAACCACGGCATCTGCTTCTTCTTCCAGTGACCTCACCAACGAAGACACACCTTTTCTGGGAGACACTACACCTTTTCAAAAGGGCCACCTCAACGACGTGAACTCACGACTCTGCCGACTGCTCTAAGTATGTGGAGTTGGACTCCATTTGGAAGCACATCGTTTGAAAATCTGAGACCATTTAGGAAATGAAATGTTGAACTCCACAAAGGCATGCTAGTTCTGACAGTTTACAAAGAATCAACAATGTTTCTACATATGCTTgctaacccactgggcacagatgtcaattcaatgtctattcaaTGCTGGTTCAACGTcattggaaacaatgttgattaaaccactgtgtgcccagtgggaagttttATAAATACGGTAGACAAAAAGTGATAAATCGGTATCTCAAATTTTTGTTGATGATCCAATGGTCTCCACGTTGATGCAACTTTGTAACCACATTGACAAAATGATGTTTAGATATTATAAACAGGTTGATTCACTCTGTGGGAGACTCCTGGGTgagctctgtgttgttgtcgTGACCGCCGCCTGCTGGGGGACACctggggagtcccatagggcggtgcacagttggcccagcgccgttcgggtttggccggggtaggccgtcattgtaaataagaatttgttcttaac includes:
- the gucy1b2 gene encoding guanylate cyclase soluble subunit beta-2; translation: MYGFINTCLKSLVIEKFGEETWEKLRTLAEVQDTFMTYEIYDDVITLRLVQEACTMLDMPSEVVLKLFGEYFFSFCKMAGYDTMLRTLGGNLVEFIENLDALHSYLALSYQEMNAPSFRVEKNEDGRMLLHYYSDRKGLYHIVPGIIEAVAKDFFDSEVSMTILNQSEEDERTGKKEHVVFLVSQRSRGSKRDFRPQRENKEVTKEDEEIDRRHQAEALERMRARCASLPHCPAGKRSRWDMVRSIVMFGKDNLLKSFTPCYPDKLWMEEQAFCNAFPFHIVFDKQLKVKQTGVNIQKFVPGLQTMDIRLDEYFSIVHPQVTFNIESIRKFINSQFVLKTRREMVPLASQHQSMLKLRGQMVWMESLGCMVYLCSPKLRSLQELEERGLHISDIAQHDTTRDLILLNQQRLAEMELSNQLERKKEELRILSRHLETEKKKTETLLYAMLPRHVANQLKEGKRVEAGEFQVCTILFSDVVTFTNICAACEPIQIVNMLNSMYSKFDRLTSVHDVYKVETIGDAYMVVGGVPIPADSHAERVANFALGMRIAAREVTNPITGQPIQIRVGLHTGPVLAGVVGDKMPRYCLFGDTVNTASRMESHGVPDHIHLSPFTYSALEDKGFDILERGEIQVKGKGLMTTYFLLQNLCVSEDTIMARGTGEPCVYRDNQQGTGESVRDTEEPDSVRKEETNGQTTASASSSSDLTNEDTPFLGDTTPFQKGHLNDVNSRLCRLL